The following nucleotide sequence is from Campylobacter anatolicus.
GGTGAGAGTTTATATCCAAAGATTATTTACATTACAATTTAAAATTTTAAATAAAATTCTAGCCGTTGGTCTGCCAAGTGCTGGAGAAAATTTGCTCTGGATGGGGCAATATATGGTCGCTTTTGGTTTTGTTGCGAGTATGGGCGAAGCAAGTTTGTCGGTGCAGACGATATACTTTCAAATTTCACTTATTATAATGCTCTGTGGTGCAAGTATTAGTGTAGCAAATGAGGTCATCGTGGGACATTTAGTCGGTGCTTTAAGATTTAATGAGGCTTACAAACGGACGTTTCGTGCTTTGAGTATAGGTATAACTGCGACTAGTGTGGTTGTAATAGTTGTGTTTTTTACTAAACACCATATAATGGCGGAGCTAAATTTGACAGATGAGCTTAAAAGCATTATGTTGCCACTCTTTACACTCTCGCTCGTGCTTGAGACTGGACGGACGTTTAATATAGTCATCGTAAATGCCCTACGTGCCAGCGGTGATGCAAAATTTCCACTAATGAGTGGCCTTGCTTTTATGTGGGGGCTAAGCCTGCCACTCGGATATTTTTTAGGTATATATCTTGGCTGGGGGATTTTGGGCGTTTGGATAGGCTTTTGCACAGATGAGTGGGTACGAGGACTTGTTAATACTTGGCGTTGGAAGAGCCGAAAATGGCAGAGCAAAAGGTTGGTTTAGACAATCCTCTTATCCAAAAACTAACTCCAACAACAACTCTATCCATTATGTTATAATCTATGTAAAAAGGATTATAACATAGCAATCTGAGTTAGTTGAGTTAGTATAATAAAACAAACTACATATTGTAGTAAAAGCCATAAGTATAATTTTAAACAAAAAGTAGTGCTAAAATTAGATATTCTAAGAAAGAGTATAAGGACTAATGGCATTTCATAAGACATTAATAGTTAAGAATATCAATGCTTAACATACGCTAAAAATCAATAAAATGATAATAATAAATTTTTACATCAAACTTTTAAAATTTAGCTAATATTATCCTAAAATATCTTATAATCAAATTTAAATTTTACTTTAAATGGAGAAAAGATGGATCACAACGCACTTTTGACACAGCTTGGATACAACGTAGATAAGAGCACTAGTGAACAAATAAAGAGAATTTTAAACAATACCGATGGATTAACCGCTGAAAATGTCATCGCACTAAATGATCGCCTAAAACCGCACCTTTGCTTTGTCGCGATGAGTGGAAGTGAAGATAGATTCAAGATAAAAAATGTCGCAAGTGTCGCAGAGATAAAAAAACGAGTAGATGAGATCATTGTTGAATGGGCACAAAAATACAAGATGAATCTTAAAGAGATAAACGATACAACTTACTATATACTCGGTAAAATTTAAGGCCAAATTATGACAAAAAGCGTTATAGTCGCGATTTTAGCAATACTATTTTTTACAGGTTGTTTTCAAACATCACGTATCTCACTACCGAATCAAGGCGATCTAACCTCTAGTTCACAAACTTCAGAAGACCTCTGGCAAAAAGAGCAAACACCAAAAATAGAAGAGAGCAAACAGCAAATTTCTAAAAATGCCATAACTATCTTAACACCAAAATGTGATGATGGCGATATGGCAGCATGCAATGACACTGGAGCAAACTATGAGTTTTTAAAAAACTACGAAAATGCTTTTAAATTTTATGAGATAGCTTGCAATGGTGGCGTAGAGCTTGGATGTGCAAATTTAGGACAGCTTTATGAAAATGGGATTGGAATCAAAAAAGATCCCAAAAAAGCAGTAGAAATTTATAAAACAAGTTGTAACAAAGGCGGTCGCCACTCCTGCTATCATCTAGGCAATGCATATCGCAGAGGCGATATCGTCGCACAAGATTACGAAATGGCGATGAGTGCTTACACAAACGCGTGCGAAGCTGGAGATGTGCCATCATGTGCAAATATTGGTGCAATGTATGAACTTGGTCTTGGAATAGAAAAAGATGAAGTGCGTGCGTATAAAATTTATACCGTGGCATGTTATCGCGGTCTAAATAAGGCGTGTCCACAAAAAGAACGACTCGGCAAAAAACTAGGACTTGAATAAACCTTGTCTTGGTTTTTGCACTAGGACTTAGTGAATGCTAATCGTGGTAAGATGTGCTTGACAGCGATAAAGAAATTTTAATATCAAAATACGAATCAAATGATAAAATATTATGCAATAAGCTAACTGTAAATTTTAGTAGATTAAATAACTTTAGAAAGGCTAAAAATTTACTATCAAAAAGCATGTTATAGCAATCTAGCAACGGCTTGTTCAAATTTAGAACAAATTTATAAAAAAGGCTTAGCCTAAGAAAAGCATAGATACAAAAGCCCTTAAACTTTATAAATTCACTTGTGATAGCAAAGACGGTGAGTTGCTATTAACCAAGCTTTGCTACTAATAGGCATAAATGACGATAAAACAAAGCTTAGCCTATCTTTTACTCGCTAAAAGTTGTGAGTTAAACCAAACTAAGCAATTATTAAATTAAGACAGATAGACTTTACAAACGAGCTTATGAGCTTGGAAAGTGTATAAAGTAAATTTATTTTCATTAATGCTCATATGGTAAATTAAAGTTTGATTTATATTTTTATAATATAATGTAACGAAAATCTTATAAAAGGATAGAAAAATGAAAAAAATGTTAATTGTTTCTGGTGTTGTTGCCATGCTTGCAACTTCAATGTTCGCTGCTGATGGTGCGACAATATACAA
It contains:
- a CDS encoding tetratricopeptide repeat protein, encoding MTKSVIVAILAILFFTGCFQTSRISLPNQGDLTSSSQTSEDLWQKEQTPKIEESKQQISKNAITILTPKCDDGDMAACNDTGANYEFLKNYENAFKFYEIACNGGVELGCANLGQLYENGIGIKKDPKKAVEIYKTSCNKGGRHSCYHLGNAYRRGDIVAQDYEMAMSAYTNACEAGDVPSCANIGAMYELGLGIEKDEVRAYKIYTVACYRGLNKACPQKERLGKKLGLE
- a CDS encoding MATE family efflux transporter, which encodes MNLSLKKLTIPIFIDMFLHFITLIINTYMVTKVSVHLVGAMGAGNQVMDLFMTIFSFLSVGCSVVIAQALGAKNHNLAKRVIHASITFNTILGFGCAVLIYFFGYEILELLNVPADTQQESFNYLHMLGLALAFDGIGMVIAAVLRVYNFATAVMLVSLLMNVITLFGNAIALFGWFDLPNYGLYGVAISTIIGRFIGVIVLLVLLVKLAKVRVYIQRLFTLQFKILNKILAVGLPSAGENLLWMGQYMVAFGFVASMGEASLSVQTIYFQISLIIMLCGASISVANEVIVGHLVGALRFNEAYKRTFRALSIGITATSVVVIVVFFTKHHIMAELNLTDELKSIMLPLFTLSLVLETGRTFNIVIVNALRASGDAKFPLMSGLAFMWGLSLPLGYFLGIYLGWGILGVWIGFCTDEWVRGLVNTWRWKSRKWQSKRLV
- a CDS encoding type II secretion system protein codes for the protein MDHNALLTQLGYNVDKSTSEQIKRILNNTDGLTAENVIALNDRLKPHLCFVAMSGSEDRFKIKNVASVAEIKKRVDEIIVEWAQKYKMNLKEINDTTYYILGKI